A portion of the Alphaproteobacteria bacterium CG11_big_fil_rev_8_21_14_0_20_39_49 genome contains these proteins:
- a CDS encoding penicillin-binding protein, whose product MAVEENNYSQDDTVSLGRASVEDIRNSRSRLFVVSGMFIFVFMALIFRLIEVSVFKGGKVFTVKSYDEFYDDDIKTRADITDRNGTLLAVNLSTASLYANPKVILDIDDAVKKVSAIFPETDAASLKSKLSSDKHFVWIKRNLTPKEQYKINELGLPGLYFKEEEKRIYPHKNLMSHILGFVDVDGKGISGIERKFNTYLSGSNNIGGVNEALQLSVDIRVQSVVRDVLSDAMEEFKALGAAGIVLDADTGEVISMVSMPDFNLNNPGDADHDAKFNRATYGVYEMGSTFKVFNMALGFEKNNLKLKDIFDVSEPIKVARFTIRDYHQKKKELTASEVFMFSSNIASVQIAVDAGEEAQREFLGRLGLLDELEIEIPEKSEPLYPDNWGKVSAVTISYGHGIAVTPMHVASATAALVNGGVLNPVTLLKKSRFSFLNSGVRVVQEDTSDKIRKIMRLAVKHGTGKNSDVEGYLVGGKTGSADKPKEGKYNTKVNISSFVSAFPMNEPKYVVLVMMDEPVGNAKTGGFTTGGMVAAPVAGEVIKRIAPILGVTPVDENDYEIQKEFWYDNERDKQQVAITAVE is encoded by the coding sequence GTGGCGGTAGAAGAAAATAATTATTCGCAAGATGATACTGTAAGTCTGGGCAGAGCCTCGGTTGAAGACATACGCAATAGTAGGTCAAGGTTGTTTGTTGTGTCCGGTATGTTTATCTTTGTTTTCATGGCACTTATATTCCGTTTGATAGAGGTTTCCGTTTTTAAAGGGGGTAAGGTATTTACCGTCAAAAGCTACGATGAGTTTTACGATGATGATATCAAGACAAGAGCCGATATAACGGATAGGAACGGTACGTTGCTTGCCGTAAACCTGTCTACGGCATCGCTTTATGCAAATCCGAAAGTGATTTTAGATATTGATGATGCGGTAAAAAAGGTCAGTGCAATATTTCCTGAAACTGATGCTGCTAGCCTGAAGAGCAAACTTTCCTCCGATAAACATTTTGTCTGGATAAAAAGAAACCTTACACCTAAAGAGCAGTATAAGATAAATGAGCTTGGATTGCCGGGGCTTTACTTTAAAGAAGAAGAAAAGCGAATATATCCGCACAAGAACTTAATGTCGCACATATTGGGTTTTGTAGATGTTGACGGTAAAGGTATATCGGGCATTGAAAGGAAATTTAACACATATTTAAGCGGTAGTAATAACATAGGCGGAGTAAATGAAGCGTTGCAGCTTTCTGTTGATATCAGAGTGCAAAGTGTCGTAAGAGATGTTTTGAGTGATGCTATGGAAGAATTTAAGGCACTCGGTGCGGCGGGTATAGTTTTAGATGCGGATACAGGCGAGGTAATATCAATGGTGAGTATGCCTGATTTCAATCTGAACAATCCGGGCGACGCAGACCATGATGCAAAGTTCAATAGGGCTACCTATGGCGTTTACGAAATGGGTTCTACATTCAAGGTTTTTAACATGGCACTGGGCTTTGAAAAAAATAATCTGAAATTGAAAGATATTTTTGATGTTTCCGAGCCGATAAAAGTTGCCAGATTTACTATTCGTGACTACCACCAGAAAAAGAAAGAGCTTACCGCATCTGAAGTATTTATGTTCTCATCTAACATAGCTTCCGTACAAATAGCAGTAGATGCAGGTGAGGAGGCACAAAGGGAATTTCTGGGCAGGCTTGGGCTGCTTGATGAACTTGAAATAGAAATTCCTGAAAAATCAGAGCCGCTATATCCCGATAACTGGGGAAAAGTGAGTGCTGTGACCATATCTTACGGGCATGGTATAGCAGTTACCCCTATGCATGTGGCAAGTGCTACGGCAGCCCTTGTAAACGGAGGTGTGTTAAATCCTGTGACTTTATTGAAGAAAAGCAGGTTCAGTTTCCTAAATAGCGGTGTTAGGGTGGTGCAGGAAGATACGTCCGATAAAATAAGAAAAATAATGCGGTTGGCTGTAAAGCATGGTACGGGTAAGAACTCTGATGTGGAAGGATACCTTGTCGGAGGCAAAACAGGTTCGGCTGATAAACCCAAAGAAGGTAAATATAATACCAAAGTGAATATTTCGTCGTTTGTTTCCGCCTTTCCTATGAATGAGCCAAAGTATGTAGTTCTTGTGATGATGGACGAGCCTGTCGGAAATGCTAAAACAGGGGGTTTTACAACGGGAGGTATGGTAGCGGCTCCCGTTGCCGGAGAAGTAATAAAAAGAATAGCACCTATATTGGGCGTAACACCTGTGGATGAAAATGATTATGAAATACAGAAAGAGTTTTGGTACGATAATGAGCGAGACAAACAACAGGTTGCTATTACGGCAGTTGAGTAA